Proteins encoded within one genomic window of Pararhizobium capsulatum DSM 1112:
- a CDS encoding NAD-dependent epimerase/dehydratase family protein, with product MKKRILFTGGSGKAGRHAVPYLVEAGYDVHNIDLVPLESPGVTNLIADITDSGQMFNVLSMHCDFPDLESGKGVQPFDAVVHFAAVPRILIKPDNETFRINTMGTYNVIEAAVKLGVRKIIVASSETTYGVCFAEGHRDFHHFPLEEDYDVNPMDSYGLSKVVNEKTARAFAERSGFDIYALRIGNVIEPHEYANFPAYFADSSIRKRIAWSYIDARDLGQIVKLCIEKDGLGYQVFNAANDTISANTPTRALAERYFPNVPFRREIGSYEGLLSNRKIKDVLGFREEHDWRKYVKV from the coding sequence ATGAAGAAACGAATTCTGTTCACGGGTGGATCAGGCAAGGCGGGGCGGCATGCCGTGCCCTATCTGGTCGAGGCGGGCTATGACGTCCACAATATCGATCTCGTGCCGCTGGAGAGCCCCGGCGTCACCAACCTGATCGCTGATATCACCGACAGCGGTCAGATGTTCAACGTGCTATCCATGCACTGCGACTTTCCGGATCTCGAAAGTGGCAAGGGGGTGCAGCCCTTCGATGCCGTCGTACATTTCGCGGCCGTGCCGCGTATCCTGATCAAGCCAGACAACGAGACTTTCCGCATCAACACGATGGGCACCTACAATGTCATCGAGGCGGCAGTGAAGCTTGGCGTGCGTAAGATCATTGTGGCATCGAGCGAGACGACCTACGGCGTCTGCTTCGCCGAAGGTCATCGCGACTTCCATCACTTTCCGCTGGAGGAAGATTACGACGTCAATCCAATGGACAGCTACGGGCTTTCAAAAGTGGTCAATGAAAAGACGGCGCGTGCCTTTGCCGAACGCTCTGGCTTCGACATCTATGCGCTGCGAATCGGAAATGTCATCGAGCCCCATGAATATGCGAACTTCCCTGCCTATTTTGCCGATTCCTCCATCCGCAAGCGCATTGCCTGGAGCTATATCGACGCCCGCGATCTCGGCCAGATCGTCAAGCTCTGCATTGAGAAGGATGGCCTTGGCTATCAGGTCTTCAATGCAGCGAACGACACGATTTCGGCAAATACCCCGACGCGCGCACTTGCCGAGCGTTATTTCCCAAATGTGCCGTTCCGCCGTGAGATCGGCAGCTACGAGGGGTTGCTCTCGAATCGCAAAATCAAGGACGTGCTCGGTTTTCGCGAGGAACACGACTGGCGCAAATATGTGAAAGTGTGA
- the secE gene encoding preprotein translocase subunit SecE gives MASKTNPFTFLQQVRAETAKVTWPSRRETMISTLMVFVMVFFAAAFFFAADQLMGWVIGLILNVGL, from the coding sequence ATGGCATCGAAAACAAATCCGTTTACGTTTCTGCAGCAGGTTCGCGCTGAAACGGCGAAAGTGACTTGGCCCTCGCGGCGTGAGACAATGATCTCCACGCTGATGGTCTTTGTCATGGTCTTTTTTGCTGCTGCTTTCTTTTTTGCGGCTGACCAGTTGATGGGTTGGGTTATCGGCCTCATCCTCAACGTCGGTCTGTAA
- the nusG gene encoding transcription termination/antitermination protein NusG: protein MAARWYIVHAYSNFEKKVADDIENKARQKGLEHLFEKILVPTEKVVEVRRGRKVDAERKFFPGYVLVRANLTDEAYHLIKNTPKVTGFLGSDNKPVPIPDYEAERILGQVQDGVDRPKPSISFEIGEQVRVSDGPFASFNGIVQDVDEERSRLKVEVSIFGRATPVDLEYAQVEKV, encoded by the coding sequence ATGGCAGCGCGCTGGTACATCGTTCACGCCTATTCGAACTTCGAAAAGAAGGTCGCTGACGATATTGAAAACAAGGCTCGCCAGAAGGGGCTTGAGCATCTTTTCGAAAAGATTCTTGTTCCGACCGAGAAGGTTGTCGAGGTTCGTCGCGGCCGCAAGGTCGATGCTGAGCGCAAGTTCTTCCCGGGTTACGTGCTGGTACGCGCCAACCTGACGGATGAGGCTTATCACCTCATCAAGAATACCCCGAAGGTGACGGGCTTCCTCGGTTCCGACAATAAGCCGGTTCCGATTCCGGACTATGAAGCCGAGCGCATTCTCGGTCAGGTCCAGGACGGTGTTGATCGTCCCAAGCCCTCGATCTCCTTCGAGATCGGCGAGCAGGTCCGCGTTTCCGACGGTCCGTTCGCCTCCTTCAACGGCATCGTTCAGGATGTCGATGAAGAGCGTTCGCGCCTCAAAGTCGAAGTCTCGATCTTCGGCCGCGCAACGCCGGTCGACCTCGAATACGCGCAGGTCGAGAAGGTCTGA
- the rplK gene encoding 50S ribosomal protein L11 encodes MAKKVAGQLKLQVKAGSANPSPPIGPALGQRGINIMEFCKSFNAATQEMEKGMPIPVVITYYQDKSFTFAMKQPPVTYWLKKEAKISSGSKTPGKGGKAGTITKAQVRAIAEGKMKDLNAADIEGAMAMVEGSARSMGLEVVG; translated from the coding sequence ATGGCTAAGAAAGTTGCAGGCCAGCTCAAGCTTCAGGTCAAGGCAGGATCGGCAAACCCGTCCCCGCCGATTGGTCCTGCGCTTGGTCAGCGTGGCATTAACATCATGGAATTCTGCAAGTCGTTCAACGCGGCTACGCAGGAAATGGAAAAGGGCATGCCGATCCCGGTCGTCATCACCTATTACCAGGACAAGTCCTTCACCTTCGCTATGAAGCAGCCGCCGGTTACCTACTGGCTGAAGAAGGAAGCAAAGATCTCGTCGGGTTCCAAGACGCCTGGTAAGGGCGGCAAGGCCGGCACCATCACCAAGGCTCAGGTCCGTGCGATCGCCGAAGGTAAGATGAAGGATCTGAACGCGGCCGACATCGAAGGCGCAATGGCAATGGTTGAGGGCTCTGCCCGCTCCATGGGCCTGGAAGTGGTAGGTTGA
- the rplA gene encoding 50S ribosomal protein L1, producing MAKLAKRIQKIREGVDPTKLVALTDAISMVKERAVAKFDETIEIAMNLGVDPRHADQMVRGVVNLPNGTGRDVRVAVFARGAKADEARAAGADIVGAEDLLEIVQGGKIDFDRCIATPDMMPLVGRLGKVLGPRGMMPNPKVGTVTMDVTGAVKASKGGAVEFRVEKAGIVHAGIGKASFDAKALEENIKAFADAVIKAKPAGAKGNYVKRVAISSTMGPGVKIDPATVNAA from the coding sequence ATGGCTAAGCTTGCAAAGCGTATTCAGAAGATCCGCGAAGGCGTTGATCCGACCAAGCTCGTCGCTCTCACCGATGCGATTTCCATGGTCAAGGAACGTGCCGTCGCCAAGTTCGACGAAACAATCGAAATTGCCATGAACCTGGGTGTTGACCCGCGCCACGCCGACCAGATGGTCCGCGGCGTTGTCAACCTCCCGAACGGTACCGGCCGCGATGTTCGCGTTGCCGTTTTCGCACGTGGCGCCAAGGCTGATGAAGCCCGCGCTGCTGGCGCAGATATCGTTGGTGCGGAAGACCTGCTGGAAATCGTCCAGGGCGGCAAGATCGACTTCGATCGTTGCATCGCGACCCCGGACATGATGCCGCTCGTCGGTCGTCTCGGTAAGGTTCTTGGCCCCCGTGGCATGATGCCGAACCCGAAGGTTGGCACGGTCACCATGGACGTCACGGGTGCCGTCAAGGCTTCCAAGGGCGGCGCCGTCGAGTTCCGCGTCGAGAAGGCTGGTATCGTCCATGCCGGTATCGGCAAGGCTTCTTTCGATGCCAAGGCTCTTGAAGAAAACATCAAGGCTTTTGCCGATGCTGTCATCAAGGCAAAGCCGGCTGGCGCCAAGGGCAATTACGTCAAGCGTGTCGCGATCTCCTCGACCATGGGTCCGGGCGTCAAGATCGATCCGGCAACCGTAAACGCCGCTTAA
- the rplJ gene encoding 50S ribosomal protein L10, with protein sequence MERAEKREFVTDLNESFKGAGSVVVAHYAGVTVAQMNDLRSKMRAAGGTVKVAKNRLAKIALQGTESEGIADLFKGQTLIAYSADPITAPKVVMDFAKTNDKVVVLGGSMGATVLNAEAVKSLATLPSLDELRAKLLGMIQTPAQRIASVVAAPASQLARVFAAYAKKDEEAA encoded by the coding sequence GTGGAAAGAGCGGAAAAACGCGAATTCGTCACAGACCTGAACGAGTCCTTCAAGGGCGCGGGATCGGTCGTTGTGGCCCACTATGCTGGTGTCACCGTCGCGCAGATGAACGATCTTCGTTCGAAAATGCGCGCTGCTGGCGGCACCGTCAAAGTCGCGAAGAACCGTCTGGCCAAGATTGCCCTTCAGGGTACGGAGTCGGAAGGGATCGCAGATCTCTTCAAGGGTCAGACGCTGATCGCATACAGCGCAGACCCGATCACGGCTCCGAAGGTCGTCATGGATTTCGCTAAGACCAACGACAAGGTCGTTGTCCTGGGCGGTTCCATGGGCGCAACCGTGCTCAACGCCGAAGCAGTCAAGTCGCTTGCGACCCTGCCTTCGCTGGACGAGCTGCGTGCAAAGCTGTTGGGTATGATTCAGACCCCGGCACAGCGTATCGCTTCGGTTGTTGCAGCACCGGCAAGCCAGCTTGCCCGCGTGTTTGCGGCCTACGCCAAGAAGGACGAAGAAGCCGCATAA
- the rplL gene encoding 50S ribosomal protein L7/L12 gives MADLAKIVDDLSSLTVLEAAELSKLLEEKWGVSAAAPVAVAAAGGAAAAPAEEEKTEFDVILVDAGANKINVIKEVRAITGLGLKEAKDLVEGAPKAVKEAISKGEAADLKKKLEDAGAKVDVK, from the coding sequence ATGGCTGATCTCGCAAAGATCGTAGACGACCTCTCCTCGCTGACCGTTCTGGAAGCTGCAGAACTGTCGAAGCTTCTCGAAGAAAAGTGGGGCGTTTCCGCTGCTGCTCCGGTAGCAGTTGCTGCTGCTGGCGGCGCTGCTGCTGCTCCGGCTGAAGAAGAAAAGACCGAATTCGACGTTATCCTCGTCGACGCCGGTGCAAACAAGATCAACGTCATCAAGGAAGTCCGCGCCATCACCGGTCTCGGCCTCAAGGAAGCCAAGGACCTCGTCGAAGGCGCTCCGAAGGCTGTCAAGGAAGCGATTTCCAAGGGTGAAGCTGCTGATCTCAAGAAGAAGCTCGAAGACGCTGGCGCCAAGGTTGACGTCAAGTAA
- the rpoB gene encoding DNA-directed RNA polymerase subunit beta produces MAQTLSFNGRRRVRKFFGKIPEVAEMPNLIEVQKASYDQFLMVDEPQGGRPDEGLQSVFKSVFPITDFSGASMLEFVSYEFEQPKFDVEECRQRDLTYAAPLKVTLRLIVFDIDEDTGAKSIKDIKEQNVYMGDMPLMTDNGTFIVNGTERVIVSQMHRSPGVFFDHDKGKSHSSGKLLFAARVIPYRGSWLDIEFDAKDIVHARIDRRRKIPVTSLLMALGMDGEEILDTFYTKSLYQRDGKGWRIPFQPDALKGQKALSDLIDADTGEVVVESGKKLTPRLLKQLTEKGLKAIKASDDDLYGNYLAEDLVNMQTGEIFLEAGDEIDEKTLGVILASGFDEIPVLDIDHINVGAYIRNTLSVDKNENRQDALFDIYRVMRPGEPPTMDSAEAMFNTLFFDAERYDLSAVGRVKMNMRLDLDAADTVRILRKEDILAVVRMLVELRDGKGEIDDIDNLGNRRVRSVGELMENQYRLGLLRMERAIKERMSSIEIDTVMPQDLINAKPAAAAVREFFGSSQLSQFMDQVNPLSEITHKRRLSALGPGGLTRERAGFEVRDVHPTHYGRICPIETPEGPNIGLINSLATFARVNKYGFIESPYRKIVDGKVTKDVVYLSAMEEAKYHVAQANSVLNADESFSEEFVVCRHAGEVMLSPRDQINLMDVSPKQLVSVAAALIPFLENDDANRALMGSNMQRQAVPLLRAEAPFVGTGMEPVVARDSGAAIAARRGGVVDQVDATRIVIRATEDLDPGKSGVDIYRLQKFQRSNQNTCVNQRPLVTVGDVLNKGDIIADGPSTDLGDLALGRNALVAFMPWNGYNYEDSILLSERIVRDDVFTSIHIEEFEVMARDTKLGPEEITRDIPNVSEEALKNLDEAGIVYIGAEVQPGDILVGKITPKGESPMTPEEKLLRAIFGEKASDVRDTSMRMPPGTFGTIVEVRVFNRHGVEKDERAMAIEREEIERLAKDRDDEQAILDRNVYARLIDMLRGHSAVAGPKGFKKGTELSNAVVSEYPRSQWWMFAIEDEKAQGEIEALRGQYDESKSRLEQRFMDKVEKVQRGDEMPPGVMKMVKVFVAVKRKIQPGDKMAGRHGNKGVVSRIVPVEDMPFLEDGTHVDVVLNPLGVPSRMNVGQILETHLGWACAGMGKKIGAMLDAYKAGDSIQPLRDTIDSVIGSGPKGEPIKQYDDESIVRLAEQTRRGVSIATPVFDGAVEADVNTMLEQAGLKVTGQSTLYDGRTGDQFDRQVTVGYIYMLKLNHLVDDKIHARSIGPYSLVTQQPLGGKAQFGGQRFGEMEVWALEAYGAAYTLQEMLTVKSDDVAGRTKVYEAIVRGDDTFEAGIPESFNVLVKEMRSLGLSVELENSKIEDVQAGQLPDAAE; encoded by the coding sequence ATGGCTCAGACCCTTTCGTTTAACGGTCGTAGGCGCGTACGCAAGTTTTTTGGTAAGATCCCCGAAGTCGCTGAGATGCCGAACCTGATCGAGGTTCAGAAGGCGTCCTACGACCAGTTTCTGATGGTTGACGAGCCGCAAGGCGGCCGTCCCGATGAAGGCCTTCAGTCCGTCTTCAAGTCGGTCTTCCCGATCACCGATTTCTCGGGCGCTTCCATGCTGGAATTCGTATCCTACGAGTTCGAACAGCCGAAGTTCGACGTAGAGGAATGCCGCCAGCGCGATCTTACCTACGCTGCACCCCTCAAGGTGACGCTGCGTCTCATCGTGTTCGATATCGACGAGGATACGGGCGCGAAGTCGATCAAGGACATCAAGGAACAGAACGTCTACATGGGCGACATGCCGCTCATGACCGACAACGGTACGTTCATCGTCAACGGCACCGAGCGCGTCATCGTTTCGCAGATGCACCGTTCGCCGGGCGTGTTCTTTGACCACGACAAGGGCAAGAGCCATTCTTCCGGCAAGCTGCTCTTTGCTGCCCGCGTCATCCCGTATCGCGGTTCCTGGCTCGACATCGAATTCGACGCCAAGGACATCGTCCATGCGCGTATCGACCGTCGTCGCAAGATCCCCGTCACGTCGCTGCTGATGGCACTCGGCATGGATGGCGAGGAGATCCTCGACACCTTCTACACAAAGTCGCTCTACCAGCGCGATGGCAAGGGCTGGCGGATTCCGTTCCAGCCGGACGCCCTCAAGGGCCAGAAGGCGCTTTCCGACCTGATCGACGCCGACACCGGTGAAGTTGTTGTCGAATCCGGCAAGAAGCTGACCCCGCGCCTGCTCAAGCAGCTCACCGAGAAGGGCCTCAAGGCCATCAAGGCGAGCGATGATGATCTTTACGGCAACTATCTTGCCGAAGACCTCGTCAACATGCAGACGGGTGAAATCTTCCTCGAAGCCGGCGACGAAATCGACGAGAAGACGCTCGGCGTCATCCTCGCATCAGGCTTCGACGAAATCCCGGTTCTCGACATCGACCATATCAATGTCGGCGCCTACATCCGCAACACGCTGTCGGTAGACAAGAACGAGAACCGTCAGGATGCTCTGTTCGACATCTACCGCGTCATGCGTCCGGGCGAACCGCCGACGATGGACTCGGCTGAAGCCATGTTCAACACGCTGTTCTTCGACGCCGAGCGTTACGACCTCTCGGCCGTTGGTCGCGTGAAGATGAACATGCGCCTTGATCTTGATGCTGCCGATACGGTTCGCATCCTGCGCAAGGAAGACATCCTGGCTGTTGTGCGCATGCTCGTCGAGTTGCGTGACGGCAAGGGCGAAATCGACGACATCGACAACCTCGGCAACCGCCGTGTTCGTTCGGTCGGCGAGCTGATGGAAAACCAGTATCGCCTCGGCCTGCTCCGCATGGAGCGCGCGATCAAGGAACGCATGTCCTCGATCGAGATCGACACCGTGATGCCGCAGGACCTGATCAACGCGAAGCCGGCAGCTGCCGCGGTTCGCGAATTCTTCGGTTCCTCGCAGCTGTCGCAGTTCATGGACCAGGTGAACCCGCTTTCGGAAATCACTCACAAGCGCCGTCTTTCGGCTCTTGGCCCGGGTGGTCTCACCCGCGAGCGCGCCGGCTTTGAAGTCCGCGACGTTCACCCGACCCACTACGGCCGTATCTGCCCGATCGAAACGCCGGAAGGCCCGAACATCGGTCTGATCAACTCGCTCGCAACCTTCGCCCGCGTCAACAAGTACGGCTTCATCGAAAGCCCGTACCGCAAGATCGTGGACGGCAAGGTGACGAAGGACGTTGTCTATCTGTCGGCGATGGAAGAAGCCAAGTACCACGTCGCGCAGGCCAACTCGGTCCTGAACGCGGATGAGTCCTTCTCTGAAGAGTTCGTCGTTTGCCGTCACGCCGGCGAAGTCATGCTCTCGCCCCGCGACCAGATCAACCTGATGGACGTTTCGCCGAAGCAGCTCGTTTCGGTCGCTGCCGCGCTCATCCCGTTCCTTGAGAACGACGACGCGAACCGCGCACTGATGGGTTCGAACATGCAGCGTCAGGCCGTTCCGCTTCTGCGGGCGGAAGCGCCGTTCGTCGGTACCGGCATGGAGCCGGTCGTGGCTCGCGATAGCGGTGCTGCTATCGCCGCTCGCCGCGGCGGTGTCGTCGACCAGGTTGACGCAACGCGTATCGTTATCCGTGCGACGGAAGACCTCGATCCGGGCAAGTCCGGCGTCGATATCTACCGCCTGCAGAAGTTCCAGCGTTCCAACCAGAACACCTGCGTCAACCAGCGCCCGCTGGTTACCGTTGGCGACGTTCTGAACAAGGGCGACATCATCGCGGACGGTCCGTCGACCGACCTCGGCGATCTGGCTCTCGGCCGCAACGCGCTCGTCGCGTTCATGCCGTGGAACGGCTACAACTACGAAGACTCGATCCTGCTCTCCGAGCGTATCGTTCGTGACGACGTGTTCACCTCCATCCACATCGAAGAATTCGAAGTGATGGCCCGTGACACCAAGCTTGGTCCGGAAGAAATCACCCGCGACATTCCGAACGTTTCGGAAGAAGCGCTGAAGAACCTCGACGAAGCCGGTATCGTCTACATCGGTGCGGAAGTTCAGCCGGGCGACATCCTCGTCGGCAAGATCACACCGAAGGGCGAAAGCCCGATGACGCCGGAAGAAAAGCTTCTGCGCGCCATCTTCGGTGAAAAGGCGTCCGACGTTCGCGACACCTCCATGCGCATGCCTCCGGGCACGTTCGGCACCATCGTCGAAGTTCGCGTCTTCAACCGCCACGGCGTTGAGAAGGACGAACGTGCGATGGCGATCGAGCGCGAGGAAATCGAACGCCTCGCCAAGGACCGCGATGACGAACAGGCGATCCTTGATCGTAACGTCTACGCACGTCTGATCGACATGCTGCGTGGCCACTCGGCCGTTGCCGGTCCGAAGGGCTTCAAGAAGGGCACCGAGCTTTCCAACGCTGTCGTCTCCGAATACCCCCGCTCGCAGTGGTGGATGTTCGCAATCGAGGACGAAAAGGCTCAGGGCGAGATCGAAGCTCTGCGTGGCCAGTATGACGAATCCAAGTCGCGCCTTGAACAGCGCTTCATGGACAAGGTCGAAAAGGTTCAGCGTGGCGACGAAATGCCTCCGGGCGTCATGAAGATGGTCAAGGTCTTCGTTGCTGTGAAGCGCAAGATCCAGCCGGGCGACAAGATGGCCGGCCGTCACGGCAACAAGGGTGTCGTGTCGCGTATCGTGCCGGTCGAAGACATGCCGTTCCTGGAAGACGGCACGCATGTTGACGTCGTTCTGAACCCGCTGGGCGTGCCTTCGCGCATGAACGTCGGTCAGATCCTCGAGACACACCTCGGTTGGGCTTGCGCCGGTATGGGCAAGAAGATCGGTGCCATGCTCGACGCCTACAAGGCGGGCGACAGCATCCAACCGCTGCGCGATACCATCGACAGCGTCATCGGGTCCGGTCCGAAGGGTGAGCCGATCAAGCAGTACGACGATGAGTCGATCGTGCGCCTGGCCGAGCAGACCCGTCGCGGTGTCTCGATCGCAACGCCGGTCTTCGACGGTGCTGTGGAAGCCGACGTCAACACGATGCTGGAACAGGCAGGCCTGAAGGTCACCGGTCAGTCGACGTTGTATGATGGCCGTACCGGCGATCAGTTCGACCGTCAGGTTACCGTCGGCTACATCTACATGCTGAAGCTGAACCACCTGGTCGACGATAAGATCCACGCCCGTTCGATTGGTCCTTACTCGCTCGTTACCCAGCAGCCGCTGGGCGGCAAGGCGCAGTTCGGCGGTCAGCGCTTCGGGGAAATGGAAGTCTGGGCGCTCGAAGCCTACGGCGCCGCCTACACCCTGCAGGAAATGCTGACGGTCAAGTCGGACGACGTGGCCGGCCGTACCAAGGTCTACGAAGCGATCGTCCGTGGCGACGACACCTTCGAAGCGGGCATTCCGGAGAGCTTCAACGTTCTCGTCAAGGAAATGCGCTCGCTAGGCCTCTCGGTCGAGCTTGAAAACTCGAAGATCGAGGATGTTCAGGCAGGCCAGCTGCCCGACGCAGCCGAGTAA